Part of the Nicotiana sylvestris chromosome 5, ASM39365v2, whole genome shotgun sequence genome is shown below.
ACTAtggatggttactcagacttcaccataaCCATGTCACAATAGCTCCTTATATCTCCATTGGGGCAATTTCCCATACACCTTGTGAGCAGGGCACTCCCAGACACATATAGCCCTCATGGGTACATCAAAGCTCCTCCCCAATCAAGTATACTACCACACCAACATACCCCACACTTACTTCATTCAATCACCCACCAATAACATTGTTCAAACATGCAATGCACAGCCCCTTCACCAATCAAACTCAAAAactaattttaaaagcaaaaacaagaagaaaaagagtaTACCGACAATTACATCCCAACAAAATATAAAATTACATAAACTACAACACAATactaaagaaaagagagagaagaggTGAGGATCATACCGTAGTTGAAGAATGGGGAGAGGAATGGAGGTGGGGGATGTTAGTATgagggaagaagaagagagtatTTGAGGGGTTAGGATTTAAAGAGAGAGAGAAATTGGAAATATGGGGGAGGGGATCGGGTGTGTTGGGTTTTAGAGGGGGGAGTTTGGGTTGTAAAATTAAAAGAGGaggaaaagaaataagaaaaacgaaaaaaataaaaaataaaataaaattacctAGGACCCACCGCGGTCGACAACAGTCCACCGCGATCGCGGTGGGTTTAAAAATTCGAGGCAGAAAGTTCACGCTTCACTGCGAtttaccgcggtcgcggtgaggTGAAAAATCTGAGGCAGCATGTTTGCCTTCCACCGCGGTTCGCGGTGCTAGcgctgtttttctttttctttttttatatatgaAGTTACATGAACACACTAACAACACactcgtgggttgcctcccatgcagcgcttgatttaacgtcgcggcactaCGCAAGCATTTGATCATCATTCCTCATCCGCGTACTGGGGCTCTTCCAAAGTGATTACCACTCTATCCCTTTTTTCTTCAGTcattccaaggtaatgtttcaacctttgcccatttACTGTGAACTTGTTTGTCTTATCTACTGATTCAATCTCTACAGCTCCACTTAAGAATAATTGCACTACTCTGAAGGGTCCTGACCATCGGGACTTTAACTTACCTGGGAACAATCTCAATCTCGAGTTATATAACAACACTAGATCTCCGGGTTTGAAGTTTCGATCCAAGATGTGCTTATCATGCATTaatttcatcctttctttgtataatctaGCACTCTCAAAGGCCTGGAACCTGAATTCCTCTAGCTCATGTAACCCAGTGATTCTGTTAGTACCTGTTGTCTCCATGTCTAAGTTTAACTGCCGCAATGCCCAAAGTGCTTTATGCTCTAGCTCAACTGGGAGGTGGCATGCctttccaaacaccaacttgtacggtgacataccaattagGGTTTTGAAGGTTGTGGGGTACAcccacaatgcatcatccaatttctttgcccagtcagtccttgttgcattcactatttttgtgaggacacttttaatctccctgtgggacacttcaacttgcccgTTCGATTGTGGATGGTACGGGGTGGTTACTTTATGACGAACTCCATATTTTTCCAATAGCCATGCGAATGCTCTATTGCAGAAATGGGTTCCGCCATCACTGAGTATAGCTCTTGGGGTACCAAAACGTTTGAAAATGTTCTTCTTCAGAAAACCTAGTACCCCTTTAGCGTCATTGGTCGGGAGAGCCACCGCTTtgacccacttggagacatagtcaATTGCTACCAATATTTACTTGTTACTATACGAGCTGACGAATggccccatgaagtcaatcccccacatGTCAAAAATCTCCACCTTTTGAATTGTGGTCATTGGCATCTCGTGTCTACGAGATATGTTGCCAGTCCTTTGGCAATCATCGCAACTTTTAACCCAAGCATGGGATCCTTGAACAAAGTAGGCCAGTACAAGCCTGACTATAACACCTTAGCTGTTATCTGaattcctccaaagtgtccaccatatggtgaagcatgGCAAGCTTGCAAAACAGAATGTTGATCTTTCTCGGGGATACACCGACGGATAATGTTATCTACACATATTTTAAACAatagaggttcatcccaataataatatcggcaatcacgaaagaactttttcttttgaattgaggagagttcataaggtacaataccacttgctaaataattagcaatatcagcaAACCAAGGTGCCTCCTCCATTGTCATTGACAATAAttgttcatccgggaatgtcTCTGTTATATCCTCAACCTTTACCTTCTTTTCAGCTCCTTCCAACCTTGAGAGGTGGTCAGCTACATGGTTCTCTGTCCCTTTTCGGTCACGTATTTCCAGATCGAATTCTTGTAACAGAAGAACCTAGCGAATCATGCGTGGCTTTGACTTCTTTTATATCAGGTACCTAATTGCTACATGGTCAGTGTAAAGAATAACTTTAGAGCCAATCAAGTATGACCTGAATTTGTCGAATGCAAAAACAACAGCCAACATCTTATTTTCTGTCGCAGTGTAATTGAGTTGTGCATCGCTTAACGTTCTGCTTGCATAATAAATCAGGTGCATCAGTTTACCCTTTCGCTGccccaagactgctcctatggCATAGTCACttgcgtcgcacatgagctcaaatagttgctcccagttgggtgcaacaatgatgggtgcagtcaccaatctcttcttcatctcctcaaatgccaacctgcaatcattagaaaacataaaggggtgatccttttcaaagagtttgcataatgggttagcaattttgaagaaatcttttatgaatcgcctgtagaacccggcgtgcccaaggaaacttctcacCGCCTTGACTAAAGTGGGCGGTGGTAGTTTTTCAATCAcgtcaaccttagcatggtcgacctcaattcctttactggACACTCAATGTCCCAGGACTATCCCTTcctgtaccataaaatggcacttctcccagttcaacactaaatttgtctccacacatcttttgagcactcttcttaagttgtgaagacagtcttcgaatgaatctcccaccacagagaaatcatccataaagacctccataatatcctccatcatgtctgtgaaaatggctaacatgcaccgttgaaatgtcgtcggtgcattgcaaagcccaaaaggcattctcTGAAAGGCGAAGATGCCATAAGGACAAGTAAGgatgttttctctctatcttcgggggctattgatatctgattgtaccccgaatatccatCTAAGAAACAGAAGTGCGATCGCCCGGCCAGCCtatccaacatttggtcaatgaaaggcaaggggaagtggtccttccgggtggTTGTATTCAATTTTCGGTAATCCATGCAAATCCGCCATCCCATGACTATGcgagttgagatcaactcattgttctcaTTTTGCACAACAGTCATTCccccctttttcggcacacattggacTGGGTTGACCCAattgctatcagagatggggaagatgattcccgcatctaaccatttaATCACTTCCTTCTTTACTACCTCTTTCATATTCGGGTTCAGCCTTCGTTAatgttctctggaaggtttgtgcccttcttccaaGAGAATCATGTGCATACAGAAGGCTGAGTTGATACCCTTTATGTCTGTCATGGTCCAGCCAATGGCAGTCTTACTTTCCTGCAGTACCTGTAAGagttgttctacctgcacatctagcAAACCGGATGATATAATAACAGGCAAAGTAGAATCAGGGCCTAAGAAAACATACCTGAGGTGAGCTGGGAGCGGCTTTAACTCCAGCTTGGGTGGTTCCTCTACTGATGGCTTTGCTGGAGGTGTAGCCCTTTTTTCTaactcaagggactcgaactgAGGGTCCCTTTTCCAGAATCCTTGGCCTTCAAGTGCCATGACCTACTCAGCTAACCCTTCACCATTCATCTCTTCTAAATTTGTCAGACATGCCTCTAATGGATCTTTAGCAGTCAGGGTCACATCATCTTCTTGCAGAATCACATCCACTGCCTCCACTAGAGAGCAATTAGCATATTCACTAGGTCTCCTCATAGATTGCTGAACattgaatatgacttcttcatcgttcagtctcatttttaattccccagtCTCACAATCGATCAGTGCTCTCCCGGTGGCCAAAAATGGCCTACCTAAAATGATAGGTATCTCCTCATCTACCAGACGGTCTAGAATAACAAAGTTTGCAGGGAACACAAACTTCCCcacttgcaccaacacatcatcaagaatcccAGTAGGCCTTTTTACCGTGCGGTCAGCCAGCTGCAGCAGCATCGAAGTCAATCTAGCTCTGCCAATGCCCAGTTTGGTGTATACAGCcagaggcatcaaatttatgttggctcccaaatcacataatgcctttgcaaaggcataactCCAATCGTGCATGGAATAGTGAAGCTACCTGGGTCTAACATCTTTTGAGTCATCGGTTTTGTCACTACTACGCTACAGGTCTGCGTCAGAGTCACTATGGataggtcctgaaaatcaaacttcTGTGACATTAGGTCTTTCATCATCTTCGCATAACCTGGCATCTCCATCAAGGCATCCATCAaaggaatattcaactgaatttgaCGCAGCATCTCTATGAATTTCTTGTATTgatcttccttcttttgttttaccaatctctgagggaatggtgctggtatcaccctttgtgcactgTTTGTTGTCTTCTCTCTGTTGGGGTTCTGTGGCATAAGAGGCACCACCTGCTCTGCAGCTTGTTCATTTACCTTAGCGTTACCCTTTTCATCTTGACCCTGTTCAACCACCACTTTAGTCAGATTTGATGGTTCATCTACCTCTAGAGGAATTGGAGTGAATGGCGTAGTCTCTTTGCTGGCTTGTGCAACCTCCTGCTCTttgtctaaatctctcccattccgGAGACTTACTGCCATCAGCTGATTTGGGTTTGGCTCCTTGGGGTTAATATTTGTGTTCGCTGGCAATGTTCCTTGGGGGCGGTTTTTAAAAGCCATAAACAACTGCCCCAACTGAGTTTCAATGTTCTTTATAGTTGAATCATGTACTGCCAACTTTTCTTACATCTTACCATTTGTCCCAATGAGTTGCTGGAGCATCCCCCTAATCTCTACCATGTTGTTATCTTGTTgctgaggaggtggttgatatgtCAACTGTTGTTGGTTCTGTTGTGGGTAGCCATGTTGTCTCTAGTGGTATGGCACCATTTGGCCTTGAACTTGCATGCCCCCAGGCTGAGGCATGTTAGGTCTATTGCTGATTTGGTCCCGGTCTCCACTGTTGTCCTCCTTGTCTCTAACCCCCAAAGTTGttaacataattcatatcttccctTGCCCCTTGATTTTCACCTTCTCCACTCCATGAACACATATAAGACTGATTAACACAGGGTGTACACAGTCCTTCATTTGTCGTGTCAACAATATGCACCTGTTTGGTACCCATCTCATCTATCTTCTTTGTCAAAATACTCATCTGAGTCATGAGTGTGGTCATGTTCTCTGCATGCaaattatttgggtcaagaggaattgaatgcactatgggtgacagtgttgtacctctagtcatccaccccgaattctgGGATATCTTGTCAAGAAGGACTTTGCACTCGGTGAATGTCTTACTCAAAAATGCACATCCAGCTTAAGAATCCACATTGGCCTTTAGATTGTCAGCTAACCCCATGTAGAATCTCTGGCCAAGCATCTGGTCTGGAATGTCATGGTGAGGACACTTCAACAGCATCCCTttaaatctttcccaagtttcttCCAAGGTCTCAGTCGGCTGTTGCTTGTACTGCAATATTTCATCAATCTGCATTGCAGTCATGTTGGGTGGGTAGAACTTATTTAGGAACTGCTTTACTAATTCCTCCCAGGTGACAATGGAATTTATTGGGAGCGAATTCAGCCAAGTCTGAGCTTTCCCAATCACAGAGAACGGGAACAGTAATAGCTTGATAGCTTTTGGGGTCACATTTGGCTGCCTTTGAGTCACACAAATTGACAGAAAATTTTTCAAATGTTGCTGAGGGTCTTCAATGTGTAGCCCGGAGAACAATCCCTTATTCTGCAGCAGATGCAGcatgttgttggtgatctggaatgtctcCACTTGAATTGCGGGCACAACTATGGCAGTTGTCAGCTGTGGGTTGAGACCAATCATTAAGTGCAGCTTCTGGCACAAGAGATGCCACCACTCTGATGTTTGGGTCAGCTGGCTCATCCCTGATGTTTCCGTTGACGTTctctacgtcacccatgtcaaatTCAAGCTGGTGTGGTTGTTGTGTTTGTTGGATCCTTCTGTTGGCACGGTTCAATGCCCTGAATGTTTTCTCGGGGTTTGAAAGTCCTACAAGCAGTTCTCCAGTCCTCGAAgaatttctaggcatacacctgaattccacaagagttaaaacgttagaatttcaatgaaaatTGTTTAACACCTTTGAAATTTGATTTGAACTAATAATTTTAACACTACTTTtaagttgtaataaataacaCAGTTAGTTCCCCGACAATGGCGCCAAAACTTGAtaatgcccaactatgccttttaaaggacaaagcagtcactgcaaatataatccggtttttaagtccggaatcgaatcctcagggaactaacctatctattacccTTTTTggcaatgttattatcaactcaatcaatctctagatgcaagatttttgatcaataacgattgggtttttgtttaactacttcgactactattaaaaacaacggtaagctaaaacaaagataattcaatggtaaaaaggtctagggcagtgatttccccaattgctagtttaggtcctgactcttccgctataatctcgccataatactctatgaggattaagatatatgggttatcgtaattatctctcgatcaactacaataatttactagagcattctctcgaactactctagctgacaatagTTATGTCACTCTAAagtatcccaccaaagttttgttatctctaaacccacttttaagttcaagtaatgaatctcttcaattacccaaaagtggtgttgttcaaccgCTGTCTAACCTAATACTCTTTCTCAAGTaatataaggtaattagacacgattaatcaagggctcattcaattaatcaccatacaaaacgtagttgaacaatcatat
Proteins encoded:
- the LOC138869091 gene encoding uncharacterized protein; this encodes MPLAVYTKLGIGRARLTSMLLQLADRTVKRPTGILDDVLVQVGKFVFPANFVILDRLVDEEIPIILGRPFLATGRALIDCETGELKMRLNDEEVIFNVQQSMRRPSEYANCSLVEAVDVILQEDDVTLTAKDPLEACLTNLEEMNGEGLAE